CATCGAGCCGACGAACAGCGTGCTGCGATCGACGATCACCGATTTGACGTGCAGGCTCGCCTGCGACGAAGCGAACGTGCCGAGGGCGCGGGACCGCTGGCCCAGGACGGGGCGCAGTTCGTAAAGCTCCACGCCGCTGCGCAGCAGGGCATCGCGATACTTGGCATAGCCGACGTGGACGATGGGCGCGTCCGTGGCCGCCAGCGAGTTGGTCAGCACGCGCACCCGCACGCCGCGCGCGGCGGCGGCCAACACGTGCCGCATCAGTTCGCGCACGACGCTGTCGCTGTCGATGATGTAGTACCGCAGGTCCAGCGTGCGCTCGGCCCGGTCGGCCAGGGTCAGCAGGGTAGCGTAGGCCGCCTCGCCGGAGGGGATCAGCCGGAAGCCGGAGACCTCGGCGGACGGGGCCGCGGCCTGGGCGAGGCGCCCCAGCGCGGAAGCCGATCCGGCATCGGACAGGGCCGTGGAGACCGGCCGCTCGACATCATGGGGCAGGCTCGCGCAGCCGGCCAGCCATAGCGCGGCGGCCAGCAACATCATCCGCCGGGCGGATCGGCAGACGGCTGGGCAGGGCGTCGGCAAGGTCGGCTGCATCGATCGGGGCTCGGTGGCGATGTCGGGAGGGCGGCGGCCGGCGCCAGCACGTGCCGTGCCGACGGGGTCGCCTGCCGCGAGCGTACGCCGGCGCGGGGCTGACGCTGTATCCGTGTTTGTCCGACGCGGCCGCGCGCTATGTCAGAATGCATGCATTGTCGTGTGCCCGGCCGTGCTCCTCCTTCGATCCCTCGATGCCGACCAGTACCACTGCATTTGCCGCGTTTATCTTCCTGGTCCACTGCGTTGGCGTGCTCGCCGCCGGGCACGCCGTGCTGACGGTGCGCACCTCGCAGGGCGCCATCGCATGGGCCATCTCGCTCATCACGCTGCCCGAGTTCACGCTGATCCCCTACCTGATCTTCGGGCGCAGCACCTTTGCCGGCTACGTCGATGCGCGGCGCTTCCACAATGCCCGCCTGCGCGAGATCACGCTGTCCGACGACTGGCGCCGCCTGCGCGACCACGAAGCGGCCGTGGTCGCGCCGCAGCACGCCTGCATGCAGGCCCTGCCGCGGCTGACCGGCATGCCGTGCCTGGCGCGCAACCGGGTGCGCCTGCTGGTCAACGGCGCCGAGACCTTCGAGGCCATCTTCGCCGCCATCAAGAACGCCCGGCGGGTGCTGATCGTGCAGTTCTTCATCGTGCACGACGACGCGCTGGGCCGCCGGCTGGCCGAGGCGCTGCTGGAGCGTGCCCGCGCCGGCGTGCGCATCTATTTCCTGTTCGACCGCATCGGCTGCCACGCCCTGCCCGGTCACTACGTGCGGCAGCTCGAAGCGGGCGGCGTGAGGGTGCGGCCGTTCTCCACCCATGCCGGCTTCGTCAACCGCTTCCAGCTCAACTTCCGCAACCACCGCAAGCTGGTGGTGGTGGACGGCGAACGCGCCTATGTGGGCGGCCACAACGTCGGTACCGAATACCTGGGCGAACAACCACCGCTGGCGCCGTGGCGCGACACCCATATCGAGATCGTCGGCGCGGCGGTGATGGAGCTGCAACTGACCTTCGCGGAAGACTGGTACTGGGCCGCGCGCGAAGTGCCGCAGTTGATCGTGCCGAAGGTGCGGCCGGACGAGGACATGGTCTGCCAGGTGGTTGCCAGCGGCCCGGCCGATCCGCAGGAGACCTGTTCGCTGTTCTTTGTCGAGGCCATCCAGTCGGCGCGCAAGCGGTTGTGGATCACCACTCCGTACTTCATCCCCGACGAGGCCGTGTTCGCCGCGCTGCGGCTGGCGGTGCTGCGCGGCGTGGACGTGCGCATCCTGATCCCGTCACGGCCGGATCACCACGTGGTGTTCCACGCCTCGACGCTGTACGCCTACCAGGCCATCCGCGCGGGGGTGAAGATCTATCGCTACCGGCCGGGTTTCCTGCACCAGAAAGTCGTGCTGATCGACGACGAGGCCGCCGCCGTGGGCAGCGCCAACCTCGACAACCGCTCGTTCCGCCTGAACTTCGAGCTGATGGTCGTCACCGCGGACACGCGCTTCGCCAACGACGTCGCGCAGATGCTGGAGGCGGACTTTGCCGAGGCGACGCGCATCGGCCGCGACGAGTATGAGCGCGCCCCCCCGCTGCGGCGGGTGGTGATGCATGCGGCGAAGCTGTTTGCGCCGATTTTGTAGCGCGGCGGTTTACTGCGGCGCGTTCTGGTCGGGCAGTTCGCTTGTGGCGGCGTCCCGCTCAAGTTTGGCAGCGTCTTTTTCGACCTCCTTGAAGCGCTTGATGACCGCAGACCGGTTCGACCGGGTATTCATGCCATTCCTTTCGAGCGCCTCCACCACTTTGGAGGGCAACTCCTTTTTTGCCAGCGATTTCCTGATGGCTGCGGCAGCCCCCGGGTATCCTTCGCTCACCTTCTTGAGCGCCTCCGCCTGTTGATGGATCAGGCTCCTGCGAGGGGAGAAACTCTGGGAAGCCCGCAGCTTATCGGTACGTTGAGGGACGTAGCCGCCTGAGCCATCGGGATATCCGAGACGGATGCTTGAGCTGCGGCGGAGCGCCTCGTCTTCTTTGCGTGAGCGAGGGTTGTCTATGAATTCCTCCTTCAACACCACGTCGCTGAACTTCACTTTCCTTGGCACCCGTGCTGCAGCCGCGGCAGAGGATTCCGCGCCGTCTGCAGCGGGGGCACGCCGTGGCCCGACAAGCACTGACTTCAGCGGCAGATTCATGTAGGCCCGCGTCTGATCCGATGGGTCATCCATGTGCATTTTCGCTGCTAGAGAGGAGGGCGAGGGCCTAGTCTTGTCGCGCAGCGATCCGACATAGTCCTCAGCCGGTGCCCGCCGAGGCGGCTTCTTGCCAAGCTTGGCGGGACTAACAGCACCCGCTGCGATACGCATCGGCCCAATGGCGAGTTGGCCGACCGATTTCAGTGCCTTCAACGCCTGCAACGGCAGACTGGTGCTGCGAGGCCAAACCTGAGCCACAGGCGTCTGCAGCGTGGGAGCCGGATCAGGGGTGGTGGATGGTGGTTGAGTGACATGGCTTGTACCGGATTTCTGGACGCGGCTCATGATGGTTTCCTCGAGAAAAACCTCGGGGCAGCGGTCTGTACGGTCTGCCGCATTGCCTCCGTCGATCAAGCAACCGTACCGACGCCACCCTGCTCGCACGTGGACAGCCTCCGAAGCCCCGACGCCCGCCACGAACCCACCGCCCCCCTGCGCGGGATTCCTAACCACTGCGCGCGCCGGCACCAGCCGGCCGGAAATCGGCAAGTTTGCATCCACGCTTCGTGTCCGCCGCAGTCGCTTCGCAACGCGTCGCCTGCGCCACGCGGGAAGCCGATAACCTAGGCTGTCTGATGTCCAATACGCGGAGCACGAACAGGCATGAGGGCGCACGAAGCGGCCGGGCGGCAATGGGCCGACCATACCAATAGGAAAGACGAACAGCCGATCGACGTTGTCTACCTGTGGGTGGACGGCTCCGCCCCCCGATGGCAAGCGAAGCGACAGCGGGCGCTTGCCAAGTGGGCCCTCCATCATGCCGAGGACCTTGCCATCTATGGCAACGTCCTCGGACGGTACCGTGACAATGAAGAACTCCGCTTCAACCTTCGCGCGCTGGAGCGGTTCTTTCCCGGTCACGGGCACGTCTACATCGTGACCGACGGACAGGTGCCCGCGTGGTTGCGCTGCGAACGGGGCATCTCGGTGGTCGACCATCGGGACCTGATACCGGCGAACAACCTGCCGGTCTTCGACTCCGGCCATATCGAGTCGTACATCCACCGTATTCCCGGATTGTCCGAGCGCTTCTTCTATCTCAACGACGACGTTTTCTTCGGTGCCCCGGTCGACCCCGACCAGTGGTTCGGCCGGCAGCTCACCGTCGCGATGGAAGCGGCACCGGCCCCCACGCTCGCGGCGTTCGACCCGACAGAAACCGCCCTCGTCAATGCGGCTTCGTTGTCATGCCGATGGCTCGGGTCACGGTACCCTGCGTATCGCCATGATGCCCGCCTGTACGCGCATGCGCCTCGTCCGATGCTCAGAAGCGCGATGTTCGAGCTGGAGCGCCTGGCGCCGGAACTGTTCGAGAACGTGCGCTCGACCATCTTTCGGTCCTGGCGCGTGCCGCCCATCGTCTCCGACCTGGTTCCACGCTGGATGGTCCACGTCGGATTGGCTCGCCAACGCTCGCTGGACCACTTGCACATAGCCATCGGCGAACCGGACGCGCCGCGGCTTTTCGCGAGCCTCGGGCAGCGCTTTGGACGGCTGCCGTTCTTCTGCATCAATGACACATGCGACGACACCCCGGGAGACGATCCGCGGTTGCGTCGCGTCTCATCGCAGCTCAATGCGCTGCTGCCCTTGCCATCGCGGTTTGAGGCGGGGCCGTGCAAAGCGTTTGAAACCGACGAAGCCGTGGATCATTCTGTCCGCTGGCCCCGCCAGCCGCAGAGCCGCGTCCTCATGGCCGAATAGAAGTGGGTTCTGACCGGCGCCGGCAGGCAGACGCGGGCTGCCGTCAGCCGGATCGAAATCGGCGAGCGGCGGCTGGCG
The nucleotide sequence above comes from Ralstonia solanacearum K60. Encoded proteins:
- a CDS encoding phospholipase D-like domain-containing protein, with the translated sequence MMLLAAALWLAGCASLPHDVERPVSTALSDAGSASALGRLAQAAAPSAEVSGFRLIPSGEAAYATLLTLADRAERTLDLRYYIIDSDSVVRELMRHVLAAAARGVRVRVLTNSLAATDAPIVHVGYAKYRDALLRSGVELYELRPVLGQRSRALGTFASSQASLHVKSVIVDRSTLFVGSMNIDPRSVGLNTESGLIIRSPVLAQAVAGLFDDTVRDSAHHVTEADGRLRWTTQENGREAVYDREPDVGTGRRLWIHLLAPFTSEELL
- the cls gene encoding cardiolipin synthase produces the protein MPTSTTAFAAFIFLVHCVGVLAAGHAVLTVRTSQGAIAWAISLITLPEFTLIPYLIFGRSTFAGYVDARRFHNARLREITLSDDWRRLRDHEAAVVAPQHACMQALPRLTGMPCLARNRVRLLVNGAETFEAIFAAIKNARRVLIVQFFIVHDDALGRRLAEALLERARAGVRIYFLFDRIGCHALPGHYVRQLEAGGVRVRPFSTHAGFVNRFQLNFRNHRKLVVVDGERAYVGGHNVGTEYLGEQPPLAPWRDTHIEIVGAAVMELQLTFAEDWYWAAREVPQLIVPKVRPDEDMVCQVVASGPADPQETCSLFFVEAIQSARKRLWITTPYFIPDEAVFAALRLAVLRGVDVRILIPSRPDHHVVFHASTLYAYQAIRAGVKIYRYRPGFLHQKVVLIDDEAAAVGSANLDNRSFRLNFELMVVTADTRFANDVAQMLEADFAEATRIGRDEYERAPPLRRVVMHAAKLFAPIL
- a CDS encoding type III effector protein translates to MSRVQKSGTSHVTQPPSTTPDPAPTLQTPVAQVWPRSTSLPLQALKALKSVGQLAIGPMRIAAGAVSPAKLGKKPPRRAPAEDYVGSLRDKTRPSPSSLAAKMHMDDPSDQTRAYMNLPLKSVLVGPRRAPAADGAESSAAAAARVPRKVKFSDVVLKEEFIDNPRSRKEDEALRRSSSIRLGYPDGSGGYVPQRTDKLRASQSFSPRRSLIHQQAEALKKVSEGYPGAAAAIRKSLAKKELPSKVVEALERNGMNTRSNRSAVIKRFKEVEKDAAKLERDAATSELPDQNAPQ
- a CDS encoding Stealth CR1 domain-containing protein; its protein translation is MRAHEAAGRQWADHTNRKDEQPIDVVYLWVDGSAPRWQAKRQRALAKWALHHAEDLAIYGNVLGRYRDNEELRFNLRALERFFPGHGHVYIVTDGQVPAWLRCERGISVVDHRDLIPANNLPVFDSGHIESYIHRIPGLSERFFYLNDDVFFGAPVDPDQWFGRQLTVAMEAAPAPTLAAFDPTETALVNAASLSCRWLGSRYPAYRHDARLYAHAPRPMLRSAMFELERLAPELFENVRSTIFRSWRVPPIVSDLVPRWMVHVGLARQRSLDHLHIAIGEPDAPRLFASLGQRFGRLPFFCINDTCDDTPGDDPRLRRVSSQLNALLPLPSRFEAGPCKAFETDEAVDHSVRWPRQPQSRVLMAE